From a region of the Prevotella melaninogenica genome:
- the sprA gene encoding cell surface protein SprA, protein MKRKYYISILIIILLGSIGLLSWGRSALGFAPITKLVYRVAPPDTVKKAKPIEVEIDEETIPDSLLHPRWKVQRTTPVTYDDLRENSTDLIRPENMRQTVEYNDSLDRYIIGYKIGKTYVMAPIMMTPKEYRKWTEKRSFTDYYRSKNQEILREKGKDKFDFTDMHFSLGPAEKIFGPGGVRIKTQGSAELKFGANIKNIDNPSLPIRNRKTTAMDFDEKINVNVNGKVGDKVNMNLNYNTDATFDFDTQNFKLRYEGKEDEIIKLVEGGNVTFPSNNSLVQGASALFGIRTDMQFGKLKLQTVLSQKKSSNKSVSSRGGKQLTPFEIDAADYEENHHFFLSQYFRDNYDAAMKSLPNLKTGVTINRVEVWVTNKTGTTSNTRNIVALTDLGENKKISRTDLWGTGNGPVPTNNANTEYTTITQTYPAARNIDQVTSILDGAGLVGGNDYEKLANARLLNSSEYTVNNALGYISLKSGLQTDQVLAIAYEYTYGGVTYQVGEFASDHTNINEALFVKSLKNTSNNPKQGNWDLMMKNVYYLAANIERDKFRLDVKYQSDTTGVYISYIPEPQVKNQTLIKLLNADRLDNNNNPHSNGYFDYVEGYTISNGRVFFPMAEPFGNGLRKALTDKGVTTAIANKYVFEQLYDSTKTIAKQIAEKDKFVLVGQYRGSAANVISLGAYNVPQGSVIVTASGVTLNEGSDYSVDYSAGEVTILNQSIIDAGTAVNVSLESQSAYQQERKTMIGVNWEYDFSKDFQIGGTFMHLSEQPLTTKVNMGSEPLNNTIWGLNINWKKESQWLTNMLNKIPFLHVTQPSYITFSAEFAQLLAGQSKGTQDNASYLDDFEGSKTTIDVSQPTSWIISSVPSDFPEYSDKTTLRSGFNRSLLAWYTIDPLFTRRSSSLTPGHIKSDLEQLSNHYVREIPVTELFPIRDRNYSGSTSTLNILNLAYYPSERGPYNFNPNIDVNGHLTNPTGTWGGMMRKLDTNDFQTANIEYIEFWMLDPFIYSNRLPNANQYGGDFYINLGEVSEDVLKDGKKFYESGMPVDGSHSWTTTQWGKIPTQSTITYAFTTSKGSRAKQDVGFNGLTDEEEQQFASYQNFLTAARANTNQAVFDSIWADPANDDYHYFRGSDWDAKKASILERYKRINNPQGNSPDNDNNNERYDTSYKTTPDVEDINQDYTLNEYEKYYQYHISIRPQDLVVGQNFIVDKRVASASLRKGGSEPVTWYQFRIPLEEFQKRVGNISDFTSIRFMRMFLTGFAKPIVLRFGTFDLVSGKWRQYQQNLTNSASNTGTMSVSAVSLEENNDKVPVNYVLPPGIRRGQDPNQPQLVEENEQALSMVVNNLGTGESKAVYKNTTLDLRQYKRLQMFVHANAFEQNTTNLTDNQLAVFIRLGSDYKNNYYEYEIPLKLSAPGHYDMYTGQDRRIVWPEENMLDIPLKLLTSVKKQRNQARGSGTASYNRAFSVYDTNHPANKVTVMGNPTLGEVKTMIIGVRNLSSSQKSGEVWVNELRLREFNNEGGWAARGQLNLQLSDFGTVDVNASHSTDGFGGLEQGVNERQQESKTDVSVTTSLELGKFFPDKAKVSAPLYYSVTKSESRPKYNPLDTDMELKDALDGTANRQERDSIESIAVTKRLTTNFSLSNVRVGIQTKNHPMPYDPANFSFSYSHSHSHTSGETTVYENEDNWRGALNYNWTPVYKSWEPFKRLIKSRSKWFEILKRFGLNWLPQNITFNTEMVRNYYELQERDMESTENSLLPLTFSEQFLWNRDFALRWDLTRNLHMNFQSATHAEIEEPYTPINKDLYADRYQAWKDSVWTSIKHFGTPLDYQQNFTLSYQLPLNLLPIFDWVNADANYTASYTWVRGTSLDNGTSLGNTITSNRALNINSSFNFERLYNHIPFLKKTNERFNRTRPTRPKLTAEQKKAEREKKEKERKEKDKDDDKKKALPKNQKSFEKEIVINADSAILVSHGKNTKRLIVSAKDERGKAINIKYRKVGDTQLKVFNRTDSAIRMKLTVTPKEPLDNKGWYKTVQCVARALMMVRSASISYRDQYAMALPGFMPTVGDAFGQTRGTGALSPGLDFAFGLIDDDYISKARDNNWLLMNDSVATPAVTNRTEDLQIRMTLEPFKDFKVDLTASHMQTTTRSIQYMYTGTPTTQSGSLTMTTLSLGTAFESQGNANNGYHSSTFNRFVQSLDSYRDRVEAQYNNATYPASFGGGHFTPAVGSVNKYSADVMVPAFLNAYTSMSGNGLNIFPSLRSLLPNWSIRYSGLSRLPFFEQFFKSVNINHAYRSIFAIGSYQSYSTWQEYMNGLGFITDATTGNPIPSSMYNISQVSINEAFSPLLGVDVTLQNNLTARLEYRQTRVLSLSMTSVQLNEASSKDWVIGIGYRINDFNLFNNGTRRVARGKKKKTSDSSQQDNSSSRQSSGLNRDLNLRLDMSYRQQASLTRDIASLTSAASSGNTAFKFSFLSDYTLSRLVTASLYYDLQINTPLLSSGSYPTTTHDFGVSLRLSLTR, encoded by the coding sequence TTGAAAAGAAAGTATTACATATCCATCCTTATTATCATACTTCTCGGCAGTATCGGACTGTTGAGTTGGGGACGCTCGGCACTTGGTTTTGCACCGATTACTAAACTCGTCTATAGGGTAGCACCACCAGATACGGTTAAGAAAGCGAAGCCTATTGAAGTGGAGATTGACGAGGAAACTATTCCCGACTCATTGCTACACCCACGTTGGAAGGTACAGCGCACAACACCTGTTACCTACGACGACCTCAGAGAGAACTCTACCGACCTTATCCGACCAGAGAATATGCGACAGACTGTGGAGTATAACGACTCTCTCGATCGCTATATCATTGGTTATAAGATTGGCAAGACTTACGTGATGGCTCCAATCATGATGACGCCAAAGGAGTATCGGAAGTGGACGGAGAAGCGTAGCTTTACAGATTACTACCGTTCTAAGAACCAAGAGATACTAAGGGAAAAGGGTAAGGATAAGTTCGACTTTACTGATATGCACTTCTCATTGGGTCCTGCTGAAAAGATATTCGGTCCTGGTGGTGTACGTATTAAGACACAGGGGTCGGCTGAATTGAAGTTCGGTGCAAACATCAAGAACATTGATAACCCATCACTTCCTATCCGTAATCGTAAGACAACGGCAATGGACTTTGATGAGAAAATCAATGTCAACGTGAATGGTAAGGTGGGTGATAAGGTGAACATGAACCTTAACTACAACACTGATGCAACCTTCGACTTTGATACACAGAACTTCAAACTAAGATATGAAGGAAAGGAAGACGAGATTATCAAACTCGTTGAGGGTGGTAATGTTACCTTCCCTTCGAACAACTCTCTCGTACAGGGAGCATCTGCCCTCTTCGGTATTCGTACCGATATGCAGTTTGGTAAACTGAAGTTACAGACCGTATTATCACAAAAGAAGAGTTCTAACAAGAGCGTTAGTTCACGTGGTGGCAAACAGCTCACACCGTTTGAGATTGATGCTGCCGACTATGAAGAGAATCACCACTTCTTCCTCTCACAGTATTTCCGCGACAACTACGACGCGGCAATGAAGTCATTGCCTAACCTCAAGACGGGTGTTACCATCAATCGTGTAGAGGTGTGGGTGACGAATAAGACTGGAACAACCAGTAATACCCGTAACATCGTTGCACTTACCGACCTCGGTGAGAATAAGAAGATTAGCCGTACTGATTTGTGGGGAACTGGTAACGGACCCGTACCAACGAACAATGCCAATACAGAATACACCACTATTACACAGACCTACCCTGCTGCTCGTAACATAGACCAAGTGACGAGTATTCTTGATGGTGCAGGTCTTGTGGGTGGTAACGACTATGAAAAGTTAGCAAATGCCCGACTGCTCAATAGTTCTGAATACACAGTCAACAATGCCTTGGGTTATATCTCACTGAAAAGCGGACTACAGACTGATCAAGTTTTGGCGATTGCCTACGAATATACCTATGGTGGTGTAACCTATCAGGTGGGTGAGTTTGCCAGCGACCATACCAATATCAATGAGGCTCTCTTCGTCAAGTCATTGAAGAACACCAGCAATAATCCTAAGCAAGGAAACTGGGACTTGATGATGAAAAACGTCTATTATTTAGCTGCTAACATTGAGCGCGATAAATTCCGCCTCGATGTGAAGTATCAGAGTGATACGACAGGTGTTTACATTTCATACATCCCAGAACCACAAGTAAAGAACCAAACGCTCATCAAACTTCTCAATGCTGACCGATTGGATAATAATAACAATCCACATTCCAATGGTTATTTTGATTATGTTGAGGGCTATACTATCAGCAACGGACGTGTGTTCTTCCCTATGGCTGAACCTTTCGGTAACGGACTTCGCAAGGCATTGACGGATAAGGGTGTTACTACAGCTATTGCGAATAAGTACGTTTTCGAACAACTTTACGATTCTACAAAGACTATCGCTAAGCAGATTGCCGAGAAAGATAAGTTCGTCCTTGTTGGACAGTATCGTGGTTCAGCTGCCAACGTTATCTCCCTTGGAGCCTATAATGTTCCACAGGGTTCGGTAATAGTAACTGCGAGTGGTGTGACCTTGAATGAGGGTTCTGACTATAGCGTTGATTACAGTGCTGGTGAGGTGACTATCCTTAATCAGAGTATTATCGATGCAGGTACGGCTGTCAATGTATCACTGGAAAGCCAGAGTGCTTATCAACAGGAGCGTAAGACGATGATTGGTGTAAACTGGGAGTACGACTTCTCGAAGGACTTCCAGATTGGTGGTACCTTCATGCACCTCTCTGAACAACCATTGACAACGAAGGTCAATATGGGTTCTGAACCGCTCAACAACACCATTTGGGGATTGAACATCAACTGGAAGAAAGAGAGTCAGTGGCTTACAAATATGCTCAACAAGATTCCATTCCTGCACGTAACCCAGCCTTCTTACATCACCTTCTCTGCTGAGTTTGCACAGTTATTGGCTGGTCAGAGCAAGGGAACACAGGACAATGCTTCTTATCTCGATGACTTTGAGGGATCGAAGACAACTATCGATGTAAGTCAGCCAACCTCTTGGATTATCTCAAGTGTACCATCAGACTTCCCTGAATATTCAGACAAGACAACCCTTCGCAGTGGCTTCAACCGAAGTCTGTTGGCATGGTACACTATCGATCCACTCTTCACTCGTCGTAGTAGTTCTTTGACTCCTGGACACATTAAGAGTGACCTCGAGCAACTCTCTAACCATTATGTACGTGAGATTCCAGTTACCGAATTGTTCCCAATTCGGGACCGAAATTACAGTGGTTCTACCTCTACATTAAATATTCTGAACCTCGCCTACTACCCTTCTGAGCGTGGACCTTATAACTTCAATCCGAATATTGACGTTAACGGACACCTCACGAATCCTACTGGAACATGGGGAGGTATGATGCGTAAGTTGGATACAAATGACTTCCAGACAGCTAACATCGAATATATAGAGTTCTGGATGCTCGACCCATTCATCTACTCCAACCGACTACCAAATGCGAACCAGTATGGTGGTGACTTCTATATCAACCTTGGAGAGGTATCTGAGGACGTACTGAAAGATGGTAAGAAGTTCTATGAGAGTGGTATGCCTGTAGATGGCAGCCACTCATGGACAACCACACAATGGGGTAAAATACCAACACAAAGTACGATTACTTACGCCTTTACAACCTCAAAGGGTAGTCGTGCGAAACAAGATGTCGGCTTTAATGGATTGACTGATGAAGAAGAACAACAATTTGCTTCTTATCAGAACTTCCTTACAGCTGCTCGTGCTAACACCAATCAGGCTGTCTTCGACTCGATATGGGCAGACCCTGCCAATGACGACTACCACTATTTCCGTGGCTCTGACTGGGATGCAAAGAAGGCTTCTATCCTTGAACGATATAAGCGCATCAACAACCCACAGGGTAACTCACCAGACAATGACAACAACAACGAGCGTTACGATACCTCGTATAAAACAACGCCTGATGTAGAGGACATCAATCAGGACTATACGCTGAACGAATATGAGAAATACTATCAGTATCATATTAGTATCCGTCCACAAGACCTTGTCGTAGGTCAGAACTTCATTGTTGATAAGCGTGTAGCTTCAGCCTCACTGCGTAAGGGTGGTTCTGAACCTGTCACATGGTATCAGTTCCGTATTCCTTTAGAGGAGTTCCAGAAGCGTGTGGGTAATATCAGCGACTTTACCAGCATCCGCTTTATGCGTATGTTCCTCACTGGTTTTGCAAAGCCTATCGTACTCCGCTTTGGTACCTTCGACCTTGTAAGTGGTAAGTGGCGTCAGTATCAACAAAACCTTACCAACTCTGCCAGCAATACAGGTACGATGTCAGTGAGTGCCGTGAGCCTTGAAGAGAATAACGACAAGGTTCCTGTTAACTATGTATTACCTCCTGGTATTCGGCGTGGACAAGATCCTAACCAGCCACAATTGGTTGAGGAGAACGAACAGGCGCTCTCTATGGTTGTCAACAATCTTGGAACTGGCGAGTCAAAGGCTGTCTATAAGAATACAACCCTCGACCTTCGCCAGTACAAGCGTCTGCAGATGTTCGTACATGCAAACGCCTTTGAACAGAATACAACTAACCTTACGGATAACCAGTTGGCTGTGTTCATCCGTTTGGGTTCTGATTACAAGAACAACTACTACGAGTATGAGATTCCTTTGAAGCTGTCAGCTCCAGGTCATTATGACATGTACACTGGTCAGGATAGACGTATTGTATGGCCAGAGGAGAACATGCTCGACATACCATTGAAGCTCCTCACCTCCGTGAAGAAGCAACGTAATCAGGCACGTGGTTCAGGAACAGCAAGCTATAACCGTGCTTTCTCTGTATACGACACCAATCATCCTGCTAACAAAGTAACGGTGATGGGTAACCCAACTCTTGGTGAAGTGAAGACGATGATTATTGGTGTTCGCAACCTTTCCAGCAGTCAGAAGAGTGGAGAGGTGTGGGTGAATGAGCTACGTCTACGAGAGTTTAACAACGAAGGTGGATGGGCAGCAAGAGGTCAGCTCAACCTACAGTTGTCTGACTTCGGTACTGTGGATGTCAATGCCAGTCACAGCACTGACGGCTTCGGTGGTTTGGAACAGGGTGTTAACGAACGACAGCAGGAGTCTAAGACGGATGTTTCTGTCACCACAAGTCTTGAGTTAGGAAAGTTCTTCCCAGACAAAGCAAAGGTATCAGCACCATTATATTACAGCGTAACCAAGAGCGAGAGTCGTCCTAAGTATAATCCACTCGACACGGATATGGAATTGAAGGATGCCCTTGATGGTACTGCTAACCGTCAAGAGCGTGACTCCATCGAGTCTATTGCCGTTACAAAACGACTGACAACGAACTTCTCTTTGTCTAATGTACGTGTTGGTATTCAGACGAAGAACCATCCTATGCCATACGACCCTGCCAACTTCTCATTCTCTTATAGCCACTCTCATTCTCACACATCGGGTGAGACAACGGTCTATGAGAATGAAGACAACTGGCGTGGAGCATTAAACTATAACTGGACACCAGTATATAAGTCTTGGGAACCTTTCAAGCGTCTTATCAAGAGTAGGTCGAAATGGTTTGAAATCCTCAAACGCTTCGGACTGAACTGGCTACCACAGAACATAACCTTCAACACTGAAATGGTGCGCAACTACTACGAGTTGCAGGAGCGTGATATGGAATCAACTGAGAACAGTCTGTTGCCTCTTACCTTCAGCGAGCAGTTCCTTTGGAATCGTGACTTCGCTCTACGTTGGGACTTGACACGCAATCTCCACATGAACTTCCAAAGTGCGACACATGCTGAGATTGAAGAACCTTACACTCCTATCAATAAAGACCTCTATGCCGACCGTTATCAGGCATGGAAAGACTCGGTATGGACAAGTATTAAGCACTTCGGTACTCCACTCGATTACCAACAGAATTTCACACTTTCTTATCAGCTTCCGCTCAATCTGCTACCTATCTTTGATTGGGTAAATGCTGATGCAAATTATACTGCATCTTACACTTGGGTGCGTGGAACAAGTCTTGATAATGGTACTTCGCTCGGTAATACCATCACAAGTAACCGTGCTTTGAACATCAATAGTAGCTTCAACTTTGAACGACTCTATAATCATATTCCTTTCTTAAAGAAGACTAACGAACGCTTCAACCGTACTCGCCCAACTCGTCCTAAGCTGACAGCAGAACAGAAGAAGGCTGAGAGAGAAAAGAAAGAAAAAGAAAGAAAGGAGAAAGATAAAGACGACGACAAGAAGAAAGCACTGCCAAAGAACCAGAAGAGCTTTGAAAAGGAAATCGTTATCAATGCCGATTCTGCTATCCTTGTTTCACATGGTAAGAATACAAAACGCCTTATCGTCTCGGCTAAAGACGAAAGAGGAAAGGCTATCAATATTAAGTATCGTAAGGTAGGTGATACGCAGTTGAAAGTCTTTAATCGTACTGACTCTGCTATCCGCATGAAACTTACCGTAACGCCTAAGGAGCCACTCGACAATAAGGGATGGTATAAGACCGTACAATGTGTGGCACGTGCACTGATGATGGTACGTTCAGCAAGTATTTCTTATCGTGACCAATATGCAATGGCACTGCCTGGCTTTATGCCAACGGTAGGTGATGCCTTTGGACAGACGCGTGGAACAGGTGCCTTATCACCAGGTCTTGACTTCGCTTTCGGTCTTATTGATGATGATTATATCAGTAAGGCACGTGATAACAACTGGTTGCTTATGAACGACAGTGTGGCTACACCTGCTGTAACGAACCGCACAGAAGACTTGCAGATTCGTATGACACTTGAACCATTCAAGGACTTCAAGGTCGATCTTACAGCCAGTCATATGCAGACTACCACACGGAGTATCCAGTATATGTACACGGGTACGCCTACTACACAGAGCGGTTCACTCACGATGACAACCCTTTCATTAGGTACTGCTTTCGAGAGTCAGGGCAATGCCAACAACGGCTATCATAGTTCAACATTTAATCGTTTCGTACAGTCACTCGACAGTTATCGCGACCGCGTTGAGGCACAATATAACAATGCAACCTACCCTGCTTCGTTTGGTGGTGGACACTTCACTCCTGCAGTAGGTTCTGTTAATAAATATAGTGCAGATGTCATGGTTCCAGCTTTCCTAAATGCCTACACCAGCATGAGTGGAAACGGACTAAACATCTTCCCTTCTCTGCGCAGTTTATTGCCCAACTGGTCTATCCGTTACAGCGGTCTTTCGCGCTTGCCATTCTTTGAACAGTTCTTCAAGAGTGTCAACATCAATCATGCTTACCGCAGTATCTTTGCTATCGGTTCTTATCAGAGCTATAGCACATGGCAGGAATACATGAACGGACTTGGTTTCATTACCGATGCAACTACGGGTAACCCGATCCCAAGTTCAATGTATAACATCTCACAGGTAAGTATCAACGAGGCATTCTCACCTCTGTTAGGTGTTGACGTAACCCTTCAGAACAACCTCACTGCACGCTTGGAATATCGCCAAACACGTGTGTTATCACTCTCGATGACGAGTGTACAGTTGAATGAAGCCTCATCAAAAGACTGGGTTATCGGTATTGGTTATAGAATCAACGACTTCAATCTTTTCAACAATGGTACACGACGTGTGGCAAGGGGTAAGAAGAAAAAGACATCAGACTCCTCACAGCAAGACAACAGTTCGTCTCGTCAGAGCAGTGGACTGAACCGTGACCTCAACCTACGTCTTGACATGAGCTATCGTCAGCAAGCATCGCTCACACGTGACATTGCTTCGCTCACCTCAGCAGCTTCAAGTGGTAACACTGCTTTCAAATTCTCTTTCTTGAGCGATTACACCTTGAGCCGCTTGGTTACTGCCAGTCTCTACTACGACTTACAGAT
- the ruvA gene encoding Holliday junction branch migration protein RuvA has protein sequence MIEYIRGELADLTPALAVVEAHGVGYALNISLNTYSAIQGKTAVRLYVHEAIMTGGRDDNYTLYGFANKQERSLYRLLITVSGVGANTARMILSSLTPAELCNVIANGDEKMLKTVKGIGLRTAQRIIVDLKDKIMQSGIADEFVSSQPNTPAVNAAIKDEAVSALTMLGFSPAPSAKVVVSILAEQPDLPVEQVVKLALKMIK, from the coding sequence ATGATTGAATACATCAGGGGCGAATTAGCTGACCTGACACCTGCTTTGGCTGTTGTCGAGGCACATGGTGTGGGCTATGCACTGAACATTTCGCTCAATACTTATAGTGCCATACAGGGTAAGACTGCTGTGAGACTCTATGTGCACGAGGCTATTATGACAGGTGGACGCGACGATAACTATACGCTCTATGGCTTTGCCAATAAGCAGGAACGTTCGCTCTATCGATTATTGATTACCGTTTCGGGGGTCGGTGCTAATACCGCTCGTATGATTCTCTCATCGCTGACACCTGCAGAACTTTGTAATGTCATTGCCAATGGTGACGAGAAGATGTTGAAGACGGTGAAAGGAATCGGACTCCGTACAGCACAACGTATCATCGTTGACTTAAAGGACAAGATTATGCAGAGCGGTATTGCTGACGAATTTGTTAGCAGTCAGCCTAATACACCAGCTGTCAACGCTGCTATCAAGGACGAAGCCGTCAGCGCACTGACGATGTTGGGCTTCTCCCCTGCCCCATCTGCAAAGGTTGTTGTCAGTATTCTTGCTGAACAACCAGACCTACCAGTGGAACAGGTTGTTAAGTTGGCGTTGAAGATGATTAAGTAA
- a CDS encoding diaminopimelate dehydrogenase: MKKIRAAVVGYGNIGVYSVQALEAAKDFEIAGIVRRQGDKDKPLELTPYEVVDDITKLKDVDVAILATPTRSCPEYAEKISALGINTVDSFDIHGSILDYRTKQMENNKRTNTVSVISAGWDPGSDSIVRVLLESLAPEGLSYTNFGPGRSMGHSVVARSKKGVKEALSMTIPLGEGIHRRMVYVELEEGANLEDVTKELKADDYFAHDELHVFAVPSVAALNDVGHGVHMTRKGVSGKTHNQHFSFDMSINNPALTAQVLVNVARASMRLAPGCYTMPEIPVIDMLPGNREDIIATLV; encoded by the coding sequence ATGAAAAAGATTAGAGCAGCCGTCGTTGGCTATGGTAACATTGGTGTTTACAGTGTTCAGGCACTTGAAGCAGCAAAGGATTTTGAGATTGCAGGTATCGTTCGCCGTCAGGGTGACAAGGATAAACCATTGGAACTGACCCCATACGAGGTTGTTGATGATATAACAAAGTTGAAGGATGTTGATGTGGCTATCCTCGCTACACCAACTCGCAGCTGTCCAGAATATGCTGAGAAGATTTCTGCGTTGGGTATCAATACTGTAGACTCTTTTGATATTCACGGTTCAATCCTTGACTATCGCACCAAGCAGATGGAGAACAACAAGCGCACCAATACCGTTAGTGTTATCTCTGCTGGTTGGGATCCAGGTTCAGACTCTATCGTTCGTGTCTTGTTAGAGAGTCTCGCACCAGAAGGTCTTTCTTATACCAACTTTGGTCCAGGTCGTTCAATGGGTCACTCTGTAGTGGCTCGTAGCAAGAAGGGCGTTAAGGAAGCTTTGTCAATGACTATTCCTCTCGGTGAGGGAATCCATCGTCGTATGGTTTATGTTGAGTTGGAAGAGGGTGCCAACCTTGAGGATGTAACAAAGGAACTTAAGGCTGACGACTACTTTGCACACGACGAGCTACACGTATTTGCAGTACCAAGCGTTGCAGCTTTGAACGATGTTGGTCATGGTGTTCATATGACTCGTAAGGGTGTGAGTGGTAAGACCCACAACCAGCACTTCTCTTTCGATATGTCTATCAATAACCCTGCACTGACAGCACAGGTACTCGTTAACGTGGCACGTGCAAGTATGCGCCTTGCTCCGGGTTGCTATACAATGCCTGAGATTCCAGTCATTGATATGCTTCCAGGTAACCGCGAGGATATTATTGCAACTTTGGTTTAA